Proteins found in one Geomonas subterranea genomic segment:
- a CDS encoding response regulator produces MLKKVLVVDDSEMIHKMYRLVLNRYGCEIIDAMDGQQALDLLERHQGIQLILLDINMPVMNGVQFLEKAGALGITKRIPVVIISTEGKEGDTIRGLQLGAKGYVKKPFNPTLLHEMIDKLELPPAEVSTFVECRAANTL; encoded by the coding sequence ATGCTTAAGAAAGTGCTGGTGGTCGATGATTCGGAAATGATCCACAAGATGTACCGCCTGGTTCTGAACCGTTACGGATGCGAGATTATCGACGCCATGGACGGCCAGCAGGCGCTCGACCTGCTGGAGAGGCACCAGGGGATACAGCTCATCCTGCTCGACATCAACATGCCGGTGATGAACGGGGTGCAGTTCCTGGAGAAGGCGGGCGCGCTGGGGATCACCAAGAGGATCCCCGTCGTCATCATCAGCACGGAAGGGAAGGAGGGGGACACGATCCGCGGGCTGCAGCTGGGGGCCAAGGGGTATGTGAAGAAACCCTTCAACCCCACCCTGCTGCACGAAATGATCGACAAGCTCGAGCTCCCCCCGGCGGAGGTTTCCACGTTCGTGGAATGCCGCGCAGCCAACACCCTGTAA
- a CDS encoding response regulator, whose translation MILNKVLVVDDSALIHQMYRLVLARYRCEVVGANNGQEALDILARFDDVQLVLLDINMPVMNGVQFLEKASQLGFTPRVPVVIVSTEGKEEDTIQGLKLGACGYLTKPFTPSQLHEVIVKVLQQSATGMEPEGEMALER comes from the coding sequence ATGATCCTCAACAAAGTCCTGGTGGTGGACGATTCGGCGCTGATTCACCAGATGTACCGCCTGGTCCTGGCGCGCTACCGCTGCGAGGTCGTGGGCGCCAACAACGGCCAGGAGGCGCTCGACATCCTGGCGCGCTTCGACGACGTGCAGCTCGTGCTTTTGGATATCAACATGCCGGTGATGAACGGGGTGCAGTTCCTGGAGAAGGCGTCCCAGCTCGGCTTCACCCCGCGGGTGCCGGTGGTGATCGTCAGCACGGAAGGGAAGGAGGAGGACACCATTCAGGGGCTCAAGCTGGGCGCCTGCGGCTATCTCACCAAGCCCTTCACTCCGAGCCAGCTGCACGAGGTGATCGTGAAGGTGCTGCAGCAAAGCGCGACCGGCATGGAGCCGGAGGGGGAGATGGCCCTTGAGCGGTGA
- a CDS encoding chemotaxis protein CheA — protein sequence MSGECDFSALIGEFVEDAGGHLDAVEGFLLELERRAPAGCDGELVTLIQGHLHTLKGNSGMMGLTALQQYVHRLEEVMKQTGAGALPLGAALFGALYGGINALRGALMSFARTPDAPLDFTHEESLLEALGSAPQTPAGGGDEHGHEHEQGHGHEHGHEPVAAAAPSRPASPSEFGYITQKSSTLKVNFEKLDELLNLMGELVIQRTALTTLEKRLRETVSDRELLNAFNETSQLIGKSTDDLRQSIMKVRMLPVKTVFQRFQRLVRDLSLTHGKEVRLLLEGEDTELDKTVLDEIGEPLLHLIRNAVDHGLETPGERRSRGKEPRGTLTLRARHESNHIVISVSDDGGGMDPEEIRSKAVQRGVLEPEAARGMTSAELLQLVFVPGFSTRSEVTETSGRGIGLDVVKKIVSSLNGIIEIESKLGRGTTFTIMLPLTLAIITALMVEVAGETYAVPLSGVLESVQVRGEECHDTGSGEVIMLRDRVLPLYRLDRFFGRASAEQREQEYVVVVASGDKKGGLVVDRLIGQQEIVIKGLDDYLGELPGISGGTVLGDGRVSLIVDIPSILGR from the coding sequence TTGAGCGGTGAGTGCGATTTCTCAGCCCTGATCGGGGAGTTCGTCGAGGACGCGGGGGGGCACCTGGACGCGGTGGAGGGGTTCCTCCTCGAGCTGGAGCGGCGCGCCCCGGCCGGTTGCGACGGCGAGCTGGTCACCCTGATCCAGGGGCACCTGCACACCCTCAAGGGGAACTCCGGGATGATGGGGCTCACCGCGCTGCAGCAGTACGTGCACCGGCTGGAAGAGGTGATGAAGCAGACCGGTGCGGGCGCGCTCCCGCTGGGGGCGGCGCTCTTTGGCGCCCTCTACGGCGGGATCAACGCGCTCCGCGGCGCGCTGATGAGTTTCGCCCGCACCCCGGACGCCCCCCTGGATTTCACCCATGAAGAGTCCCTGCTCGAGGCGCTGGGCTCCGCCCCGCAGACTCCCGCCGGAGGCGGAGATGAGCATGGGCACGAACATGAGCAAGGCCATGGGCACGAACACGGGCACGAGCCTGTCGCCGCGGCCGCGCCTTCCCGCCCCGCCTCCCCGTCTGAATTCGGATACATCACCCAGAAAAGCAGCACCCTCAAGGTGAACTTCGAGAAGCTCGACGAGCTGTTAAACCTCATGGGCGAGCTCGTCATCCAGCGCACCGCCCTCACCACCCTGGAAAAGCGCCTGCGTGAGACGGTGTCCGACCGGGAGCTCCTGAACGCATTCAACGAAACGAGCCAGCTGATCGGCAAGAGCACCGACGACCTGCGCCAGTCCATCATGAAGGTGCGCATGCTCCCGGTGAAGACCGTGTTCCAGCGCTTCCAGCGCCTGGTGCGCGACCTCTCCCTCACCCACGGCAAGGAGGTGCGCCTTCTGCTCGAGGGGGAGGATACCGAGCTCGACAAGACGGTCCTCGACGAGATCGGCGAGCCCCTTTTGCACCTGATCAGAAACGCCGTGGATCACGGCCTGGAGACCCCGGGCGAGCGGCGCTCCCGCGGCAAGGAGCCGCGCGGCACCCTGACCCTCAGGGCGCGCCACGAGAGTAACCACATCGTCATCTCCGTCTCCGACGACGGGGGGGGGATGGACCCTGAGGAGATCCGCAGCAAGGCGGTGCAGCGCGGCGTGCTCGAGCCGGAAGCGGCCCGCGGCATGACCTCCGCGGAACTGCTGCAGCTGGTCTTCGTCCCGGGATTTTCGACCAGGAGCGAGGTGACCGAGACCTCGGGGCGGGGGATCGGGCTCGACGTGGTCAAGAAGATCGTCTCTTCCCTAAACGGCATCATCGAGATCGAATCGAAGCTCGGGCGCGGCACCACCTTCACCATCATGCTCCCGCTGACGCTCGCCATCATCACCGCCCTCATGGTGGAGGTGGCGGGCGAGACCTACGCGGTGCCGCTCTCCGGCGTCCTGGAGAGCGTCCAGGTGCGGGGTGAGGAGTGCCACGACACGGGGAGCGGCGAGGTGATCATGCTGCGCGACCGGGTGCTTCCTCTGTACCGGCTGGACCGCTTCTTCGGGCGGGCAAGCGCGGAGCAAAGGGAACAGGAATACGTCGTGGTGGTGGCCAGCGGCGACAAGAAGGGCGGACTCGTGGTGGACCGCCTGATCGGCCAGCAGGAGATCGTCATCAAGGGACTGGACGACTACTTAGGGGAGCTCCCCGGGATCTCCGGCGGCACCGTGCTCGGCGACGGCAGGGTCTCGCTCATCGTCGACATCCCCTCGATACTGGGGCGCTGA
- a CDS encoding chemotaxis protein CheW, producing MAEQFNLPSSGLAEDVLARFIEQAQQEVDRDVSVSSGTEGGGKLQLVTFRLGREEYGVDINSVQEIIRGGGITEVPGAPPHVSGVINLRGKIIPVVNLRRRFGRPDVEENEEQRIVVVELGEKRLGMLVDSVRQVIQFSASLVEEMPEDATTPEASYIGGMGKLDGRLIIILNLNRALLL from the coding sequence ATGGCAGAGCAATTCAACCTCCCAAGCTCAGGGCTGGCGGAGGACGTGCTGGCCCGGTTCATCGAACAGGCCCAGCAGGAGGTGGACCGGGACGTTTCGGTCTCTTCCGGCACGGAAGGGGGGGGGAAGCTGCAACTGGTCACCTTCCGCCTGGGCAGGGAGGAGTACGGCGTCGACATCAACAGCGTCCAGGAGATCATCCGGGGGGGGGGCATCACGGAGGTCCCCGGTGCACCCCCCCACGTGAGCGGGGTGATCAACCTGCGCGGGAAGATCATACCGGTCGTCAACCTGCGCCGGCGCTTTGGCCGTCCCGACGTCGAGGAGAACGAGGAGCAGCGGATCGTGGTGGTGGAACTGGGGGAGAAGCGCCTGGGGATGCTGGTCGACTCGGTGCGCCAGGTGATCCAGTTCTCGGCCTCCCTCGTCGAGGAGATGCCCGAGGACGCCACCACCCCCGAGGCCAGCTACATCGGCGGCATGGGGAAACTCGACGGCCGCCTGATCATCATTTTGAATCTCAACCGCGCGCTCTTGCTGTAG